From Anaplasma ovis str. Haibei:
GAAGGTCACGCAGCCCCGCCGTGTTGGGCGACGAAACGTTAATGGTGATATAGCTGGAAAGCCCGTACACGCTTCTGACCATCTCGGCATACTCAGCTGGGGGATCAGTGCAAGTTTTATTTATCCCCAGGTTAGCGCCAAACACCAAGTTGTTCAGTTCTTTGCTGTCAATCTTCTTAACAAAGCGCTGTACCCCCTTGTTGTTAAAACCCAGCCGGTTTACCACGGCTTTCTGGTTTACTATCCTGAAAATACGAGGTTTTTTGTTCCCTGCCTGAGGCTTTTTTGTCACAGTGCCGGCCTCTACGAACCCAAAGCCCATGCCTATGAGGGGCTTTATGACTTCGGCGTTCTTATCAAACCCGGCAGCCAGCCCTATAGGCGTTCTAAACCTCAAGTGACATACCTGGATGCTCAAACATTCGGGCATCTGCCCCCGTACTTCTGGGAACAACCCATGCTTTAGTCCAAAAATCACAAGCCCATGGGCGACTTCAGGAGGCACCCAAAAACGCGGGCTATGGCTAAACCTGAAGAACGACACTACTGCACCTAAACCACGTCCCGAAAATAATACCACGCACGGCAGCAAATGCCAAAGCTCCCGTGAGGTGTATTTACCACTATCTGCCATAACTGCAACAACTATCAATACATACTAAGTAACGACGTGGTATACTGACGGTTGTGTGCCCAGATAGGGATTCACGCGCAGCAATCGCAGCTGCGGTCAGAAAACGCACGTTGTCCGTGCGCACCATAGTGCCGTTCTGACATTTTACGGTCTCTGTATTAGAGGATAAGTGATGCGGGTTTTGTCTGTGGACAACACGCGGGAGTTGAAAGTCCTGCAAACTAAATCTTCCCCAATAGAAAAGGTAGATGATGGGGTGCTAGGGCTTGTTGACCAAATGACAAAAGTAATAAACACCAGCGGAACTGTGGGGTTTTCTGCGATCCAGCTGGGTGTTTCCAAGAGGGTTTTTGCGATCAACGTGGCTAGCGGGCTGTTTGATGTTGCACAAGATATCAAAGTGCTATCGGGTTATCACTCACTAAATGGGAACAATCTGATCTGTGTTAACCCCAGAATAGTGAGCTTTTCGGGAGAAACGGTGGTTCTGTTTGAAGGATGTCTCTCGGCCAGCTCCTATGGCTTGATCGGGATAAGCAGGCCCAAACATCTTGACCTGAAATACACAGATCTTATGGGTAATGAATGCGTGATAAGGGCATACAACTGGCTCTCAAGGTGCATACAACACGAGATGGACCACCTCAACGGGGTGTTGCTCGCCAATCTGGTTGATAACATAAGAAATCCAGAAGCAAATAGCGTTTCCGAAGAAGATCTCAATACTATTCACATACTTTTGGTGAATAGAAATCCTGAACCATGCACACGGCACGATAACCAGTAGCCTTTTTCTCGCTCACATACTTGGATTGCTATTATAGATGGCTATTCGCACATTTATAGCGCGTTAGCGTCGGGGGTGATATGCTCAAAGTGGTATACCACGCGGATGCGTGACACAAACAATAGTATGTACAATATTGGCTGGTGCGTGCTGGTATTGCTTGGTACAATGCTGGACCATTTTGTTTATGTGCGGAGGACTGCGTGGCTATATCAATGAACGGCCCTAGTTTCTTTTCTGGAGACTCAGTAAAAAGTTTGGTAGTAATGCTACACGGCAGGGGAGCGAGTGGTGATAACATGATCTCTCTCGCTCCACAGATGTCAAAAGAACTTCCTTCTACTCAATTTTTGGCTCCTCATGCGCACATGAGCTACGGCAGTGGCTACACTTGGTTTTCAGACAGCGTGCGAGACATGGAAGAAAGAACTGCGTTTGTCGAAATCACGCAGGCAGCTGAGGCTGTAAACAAGTTTATAGATGCGCAGCTAGCTAGGTTCTCAATAGGTGATGGTGAACTGTCCTTGGTAGGATTTTCCCAGGGGGCTATGCTTGCCATATACGTTGGGTTGTGTAGGGCAAAAAAGTGCGCCTCTATTATCTGCTACTCCGGGGCTATACCGTTCCCTCACGCTCTGGTGCCCAAAATCCGTTCGAAACCCAACGTTTGTGTTATCCACGGGACTGATGACTATGTAATTCCAATCCACTATTTCTACGAATGCGTGGGTTTTTTACGCGAGCAAGGCGTACCTACTGTTGAGTACAAGATGCAGGGCCTTGACCATACTATCAACAGTGAGGGTGCGAAGATTGGCATGAAATTCATCAAAGACAATTTTGCTGCGTCCTAAGCCATAGCTGATCCCGCCGCCACTCTGCGGCGTTATACAGACAGCTGTGAATAAACCCCTGTGTATTTTAGGTGCTGTGGCGCAGCCAGTTTGTGCTGGATTGCTATGTTGCAGTGGCAAGTATACTCGGGTCAATCACGGCCAAAAGCGCACTACAGCTTGTTTGGCCATGCAGTGAGGGGTTGTGGTTTGTGTGGGGCGGCTATACAAGCATTATATCTGGATTGTGCGGCCCCGTGTGGGATTAATGTGCTTCGTAACCCCGATGCTTTGGTCAATAATTTTTACCTCAAGCTTGCAATAATTGGGGTTGGTATGGCCAGGTACGTTCTTTCTGTTGATGGTGGCGGTATACGGGGAATTATCGCTGCCAAAGTGCTTTGTGAGGTGGAGAAAAGGCTTGGTAAACCCGCAGGCGAAATTTTTGATTTGTTTGTAGGAAGCTCAGTTGGGGCAATTATAGCCGTTGCTCTTGCTCTAAAAGATGGTCAGGGAAGAGTTGAGTATACGGCTTCTGACCTATTGGGATTTTTTCTAAAGTTTGGCCCGCAAATATTTGCCTTTTCGCTGGTGAGGCAAGTGCTGTCCGTAGTTGCAGGTACAAGGTTTTCCCCGACACATTTGGAAAATACGCTCAGCAGCTTTTTTTCTAACCTGAAAATGTGTAACGTCGCAGCTAATGTTATGGTACCAAGCTACGATCTGCACACAGGACACACCTTTATGATGCGCAATTGGGAACCTAAGTTTCAGGACTTGAAACTCGTTGACGTTCTGCTTGCAGCATCGGCAGCTCCCACAATTTTTCCTCCAAGAAATGTTGTTATCCAAAACACAAAATGCAGCATGATAGACAGTGGGCTTATTGCCAACAACCCGTCCATCTGTGGGTACGCTGCGTCCAGTGTATTGTATCCGGGTGAGGAAGTGTATTTCCTATCAGTGGGGTCGGGTGAGCGGTCCAAGCCAGTATCGTGCATACGCGATAGCCTAACATTTTGGGCGCTCAATGCGGCTAACGTATTTCTCGATGCGGGTATGGATGCTGTAGATTACCAGATGACCAGGATGATTGGCAACTATCGGTATACCAGGATAACCGGATTTCTTAATCGGGCTAGCCACAACTTTACCGATGCCTCGCACAAGAACATGCAGGCGCTGCAGAGTGATGCGGATGACATTATAGCGCAAAACTCAGAGCGCATAGACAGATTTGTTGATGCAGTTATTGGCGGGTGAGCGCAGATTGGTCACATAACCGGTTGTTTTTGCACAGGG
This genomic window contains:
- a CDS encoding alpha/beta hydrolase; its protein translation is MAISMNGPSFFSGDSVKSLVVMLHGRGASGDNMISLAPQMSKELPSTQFLAPHAHMSYGSGYTWFSDSVRDMEERTAFVEITQAAEAVNKFIDAQLARFSIGDGELSLVGFSQGAMLAIYVGLCRAKKCASIICYSGAIPFPHALVPKIRSKPNVCVIHGTDDYVIPIHYFYECVGFLREQGVPTVEYKMQGLDHTINSEGAKIGMKFIKDNFAAS
- a CDS encoding peptide deformylase, with protein sequence MRVLSVDNTRELKVLQTKSSPIEKVDDGVLGLVDQMTKVINTSGTVGFSAIQLGVSKRVFAINVASGLFDVAQDIKVLSGYHSLNGNNLICVNPRIVSFSGETVVLFEGCLSASSYGLIGISRPKHLDLKYTDLMGNECVIRAYNWLSRCIQHEMDHLNGVLLANLVDNIRNPEANSVSEEDLNTIHILLVNRNPEPCTRHDNQ
- a CDS encoding patatin-like phospholipase family protein, which translates into the protein MLRNPDALVNNFYLKLAIIGVGMARYVLSVDGGGIRGIIAAKVLCEVEKRLGKPAGEIFDLFVGSSVGAIIAVALALKDGQGRVEYTASDLLGFFLKFGPQIFAFSLVRQVLSVVAGTRFSPTHLENTLSSFFSNLKMCNVAANVMVPSYDLHTGHTFMMRNWEPKFQDLKLVDVLLAASAAPTIFPPRNVVIQNTKCSMIDSGLIANNPSICGYAASSVLYPGEEVYFLSVGSGERSKPVSCIRDSLTFWALNAANVFLDAGMDAVDYQMTRMIGNYRYTRITGFLNRASHNFTDASHKNMQALQSDADDIIAQNSERIDRFVDAVIGG
- a CDS encoding quinone-dependent dihydroorotate dehydrogenase, giving the protein MADSGKYTSRELWHLLPCVVLFSGRGLGAVVSFFRFSHSPRFWVPPEVAHGLVIFGLKHGLFPEVRGQMPECLSIQVCHLRFRTPIGLAAGFDKNAEVIKPLIGMGFGFVEAGTVTKKPQAGNKKPRIFRIVNQKAVVNRLGFNNKGVQRFVKKIDSKELNNLVFGANLGINKTCTDPPAEYAEMVRSVYGLSSYITINVSSPNTAGLRDLQNRGPLGEILASVRDARRSVDQAESVPIFLKIAPDISDELKHDIAEEVVKNKISGLIVSNTTTDLSLLGEGRDMSITQGGLSGRPLFDLSTTVLSEMYSLLRDKAVLIGCGGVSNGAQALRKIKAGASLVQLYTAIVYEGFGVVKKINTELAELLTQEGFSKVEQAVGVDVQ